The following is a genomic window from Thalassophryne amazonica chromosome 14, fThaAma1.1, whole genome shotgun sequence.
GAATCTTTTATTAGTGCAGTTTTGAACCACTCTTGTGGATCACAAGAAGGGCATCAAAGTAAAGTGATTTAAATGACCTACTTGAACAGTGAGAACTGTTCTGTAAAAACAGTCCAAatttcatctaaaaaaaaaaaaaatcttttaccaTTGTTAGATGAAGTCACAAGAAGCATAACcctaacatttaaaaaatgaactGGAGGTATTTACTCACAAACATTCACCAAGAAATTATCAAATGTGAGTAAAAAAATATCCAGATCCAATTCGGTGACAAACATGTGAGACTTACAGTGGCTGATCGAGGCCACAAAACGTCCACATTACAACAAACACCAGCAAATGGGTGGGTGTGGGAGAAACACCTACATCAATTCATCGCTAGACaattggggagaaaaaaaaaccttgcaaACAGAACACAAAATCTGCAGCAGATCCAACAATTTAGTGTAATAACATGTTGGCTGCAAATTCTCAGAGCACGTAAAAACACAAATGCTTCGCAAAGCTCCACAACAGAGGGGGAGTACTCACAACATAGACGTTATTGCCCAGAGGACTTTAAGTGACGGACTGTTCGGTGCATGTTTTTAGTCTGTCTGCTCAGTAGAGCTGACTGTTCAATGAGATTGATTTTACTCTTATGTTAGCCACCTTTTTAGGTCTAATGTATAGATTTGTGATGCATTCGACAGTAAATCAATTAAAGTCCTTCACATGTttgcaagattttttttattttgtgccaTCTGATATTTGATCTGATAGTGCCgtttaatgctgcgttcacatgtCAGCATCAGAAAAACAATCATAGTGATCATTATAGCAGGAATTTCTGTCATCTGTAGCAGCAGACATGCGGCGTCATTTTTTTAACGCTAACAACATGGACAATAATTGGCTTAACTGAAAGATACAGTTTTAGTGTCATCTTAAAACCCTGGCTGCAATGGCagcttaaaaagttaactttttgtgagCTTATAAATTAAATCCTttctgtaatatcacacaaattattcacgTTTACCCATTTAAAACTATGTGACTGCATTTAAATAAACCATCTCTTGCTGTCCGTTTTTGCTCCTCGTTAATGATGACACCTGGTTTGTCCTTGTCACTGCGGGAAGTGGCAAAAGTTGAAACTTTTTAACTTTTGAAGGCAACTGCTGTTTATGCACGGCTGCTGTGTTCACCACAAGAGGACACAATTTTCTGTCAACCTCTCATTGAAAACCGTGAAACATCTGGTTTTCTGTCTGTCGCTTACAGTCGacgtgtgaatgcagcattaattCGGATGTGTTGTGTGTGAACCTTATTGGCCTCCACAGAAAACAGATGCATGGACAGAACATATTAAGGTGACATGATACTGCTGAGACTTAAAATGTGGGAACAAAATAACTGCTACATATGAAGTGTCTTTTACTTCTGTGATGACTTTTATGGGCCACATTGACTGACAGGGTCTCATTCCACTTGGGTACCAGACACACACCCAAGACAACTGAAAAATGTCCCATTCTATGACTGTTATGTTCACTCAGACATCAGCACAGCAGGAACCAGACCGTACTCTGCAGCCCTCTCCTTGGCACATCAGGTAAATTTTGAATCCCTGATAAGGAAGACTGCAGCTCCAGTGGTGAAGAACCATTTTAACTGGTGCTTCAGCACACATACAGTTTTGCAGAGGTGTCACGTCAGAAAAGAGCCCGactctgctgcttttttttttttttggtcgacCTTCACCGAGGACAAAAAAGAACACTTCTCCAAATGGTGGAACTGGACCATTATTTAAAGTGAGTCGCTGACTTGTTGTCAGAGTGTGGCTGTTTTCACCTTCCCTCGCCCATCCCACTTTGGGAGTCGAATGAGCAGTAAACACACAGCCGCAAGAGCCAGGACCACTCCGAGGCTCGGGGGTCCGCACGGGCTGAACTCCTGAGCCAGGCCAGAGAGGAGAGGTGCCACCACGCGACCCACAGCTGTAACCGATTGCCCGGCTCCGATTAGAGTCCCGCTAGCCTGGGCCCCGCCCCTCTGCAGCTCCAGGTCTGTGATACACGTCCGTCCGATGGTGGTGGAAATGGCAAAGAAGGTGGAGGTGAGCAGGACCTGCCACACACTGGGTGCAGTGGCGTAAAGGAAAATAAGGGAACATGTGAGCACCGTGGAGTGAAGCAGCAAAGCCGACATGTTATTGCCATAGAGTTTGGTGACTGGCCCCACAAGAAACCCTGCAAGGGCCCCTAAGGTGCTGCTGTAGCTGATCAGGTAGCCCGTCATCTTGGGCTTGAGTGAAAAACGCTCCTCCATAGCCAGGGAGAAGTTACTGTAGTAGAGCATGATGGCTATGGCCATCAGAAGACGCACTAACAACACGTCCCACATGTCTGAGGTAGCCACCATGTGGATCTTGGAAGCCACTGACGACAGCTGTCTCCAGGTGGTTTGGGGAATAGACAAGTCTCTCCACCTGAAACCACCTTGATCCTTCAGCGAAGCTTTTGCATCCACCTGTGCTGCGATGGCGGGGTGGCAGGCGTTTGCATGAGAACCATTGTGTGTAGATTTGTTATTAAAGTTGTTGTCGTGACAGACTGTACTCGTGCTCGAGTTAGCATCAGCACGGTGGATCACAATCTCGCTCCATGGAAGCATCCATACCAGCCCTGAAATGAACACACACCCACTATGTTACACAAATACTCAAAACATGTGCACGATTCCAAGTGTTTCCTTCAGACCCACCAGCATTAATGAGGAAGATGGCTGCGCAGGTGAAGGACGACGTGTAGAAGCCGCCTTCGTGCTCCGTGAGGTATCCGCCCACCACAGGGCCCAAGATGAAGCCAACGCTAGAGGCTGCATTAAAATgtcccatcaccagagggcgctctgatGGTGACACCAAGTCAGACAGCAGGGCTCTGCAGATGGAGAGGGAGTGCTTGAACAGCCCTGAGAGACAAAACAGCACAAGGTGAGGACCAGCAGCTGGCAGAAGGTGCATTCTTGCCCAAATATGTTGTTTACCAggattatttatattttttaagaTTATTATCATTCAGTTATgacagcagctgaatgttttggaTCTAAATGCACATCAGTGTTTCGTCTTGAGGCCGAACTCACCCACAGGTATCCGTGCAAGAACAAACAAAGTGATGCTGGTGGACATGCCCAGCAGACCGTAGCCTAATGCGCTCAGTAGGAGACAAGTCAGCAACGAGTACTGCCGTCCCACCACGTCGCTCCAGCTGCCCTGCCAATCACAAACATAACAAATGACAACTATGCTGTGTTCTCCAAAAGTGATTTATAGCGCAGACTAAATGTGTCTAACTTTTCTTATCAATCAACTGGGCAAATGTGTTTTTAGATACCCCTAGGTGaattatacatttcaaattcacaaataaaatgaaaaaaaaaagcctctttgcaaaaacatttttaacagttATTCTTGATgtcaaaatgaaaacaaataaCTAGAACATGATATAAATTGGTGATTGTGTGTTGAGGCCCTCTGGTGGGCTGTGAGAGGTCATTAAAAGTAAATGAAAATGTCTCATTTCAAATTTTGTAACAAACTTTAAAATTACCCAAATACATTTTAATATGTAATcagaaataataattttaaaaaaccatGGGATTTAAATGATAGTATATAGAGCTTTAAAACAGTTTTAAAATGATACCAAAATCAGCTCTGTAGCTGATATATCTTTGGCAATTTGGGCATTTAAAGTCTCGACGGAGTGCTAATTTGATGAAACTTGGAAAGAATGTATCTCACTAAATAAGAGGGCAAGAGCAAATATGAGAGTTCTGAGCTTTACTCCTGAATCCCAATCATACCAGAAAGACTGACAAAATTCTAAGAGATGATGGCAGATTTGTCGATGATTTGACACGGAATGACACAACTACAACTTGTAAGATTCCACTGACCTGCCTACCAAGCCTAGATACCAATTTACTCAGGTGTGCCAAACAGTATCCTTAAACAGAAAGACAACTAAATCCACCTCTTAAAAATCAACATTTTGGAACAACAGACATCAAATTGGCCCTTTTTGGACTTCAGGAGACTACGTGCTAACACCATGTGATTATTAGCATGAAAAACGGGGTAACTCGAAACACCAAAGAGCGTGGCAACAGGTATGAGAGTTGTATCAAGTGTTTGTGGCTACAGGTACGATGCGTTTCCATGCAGCGCCGCACACCAACACTCTGAACGACTATGGGACTGAACCCAGTAGCTCCATGCGgtgattaagaaaaaaaaagaaggtattTTTGTGAAACTTGTCTCCATTTTGGTTTTTGGCAGAAATCTTGCATGATATGGCAGAAAATTTGTAAGATTTTCTATTGTAGCCCCAGAGAGTTAAAAACACCAACCCAATAAGGACGATAACCACGTGGCATTACTGGCTTAGTTGTAGTTACACTGTAATATGTTAATGCTATGGGTTTTGTCAAAGCTGTGTGTCGGGGCATCACTGTTCAGAAATATCTCGCACCAACACCAAAACCCTACATTTACAGTTGTCCAAATCTTTATTACATTCTCACGCTCTGACTCACACACAACTGCCTGACAAAATAATCAAATTACGAACAACAGAGTGTGCTGTTGTGGTCATAATCATCATAGCCAGCTGTTCACGTATGCTTATCAGGATCCACCCAGCCTGCACAGTGGAAAGTAACAAATCACTCCTTATCTCTATAATTGGTCGCATGACCTCTGAGAATTAAACCAATTTCAGGAGCCGTGGACAGCAGAGGAGAGACGCGGAAAGCCGAGAATCTCGCATCAGATACTGTGCTTTTGTATTACGGATTCTGAGTGATAACTATATGGACATCACTGTGTGAATCATCAGGGCCATTGTAAGGGGTTTGCCACAGATAAGACAAAAACGTCTTCATCCTCAGGTGGTCTAAAAAGAAAAACTTTCAACTGTTGTGTGCCAAACTTGCAGCACTTGTGATTGTGCATGTTGTTTAGAGCAGCGCATGTGTGTGAAAACATTGAGACTGAGCGTATTGTCTGACCACAGTCAGCCTAAAGTGCTTATTGTTTTGACAAAATTCCAGCGTTGACATGGAATGCAACGATTTTGTCCGCTATGTCAAACAGGCAACACTGAACAAGGTTAGAAACGGGAGGAAATGAAGGCATTACTTACAACTAGTGTGCTCGAGAACAGCTGTAAGACCCCATATGTGGACCCTGAAAGAGTTTCATATTATTGTTAATGTAAAAACACACGTGCAATACACATCATGTCCACTAGTCTAATATCTGACACATTAAAAGGTAATATTCATCCTTTAGAGTAGGTGGAAGTAAgacctatacaggccctgaggttCACTGGGCAGGAGTTTATCCCCAGTTACCACTgcatgaagtggatgaaagtCTATGACTCCACCTGGATGGGACGTCAGTCCATCGCACGTTATTCCCCTAGCCTTGGCTGTCCCAATTTACagacagactgggacagtgtagaCAAAGTGTCTTGCACAAACCAAAAACACAGACATAGAAGTGAACTCCAATCAATATACAATACCAGTCAACAATTTGGCCACACTTTCCCACtcaagaggtgagactgagatggtatggacatgtgtagaggagggacccagggtatatagagagaaggatgctgaggatggaggccaaagaagaggtttatggatgtgctaagggaggacatgcaggtagctGGGGTGGCAGAGGACAGGGTAAGATGGAAACGACTAATCTGGTGTGGCAACCccgaacgggagcagccaaagtaAGAAGAaataagaataaatgccaattatAAAAGTACACTATAACATCgtgcaaaaatcccaaattaaagagctgataagagGAAAAAAGGTGTAACTTAAACTGCAGAAATGTAGCAGTAGTTAGTCTCTGGCTGACACAGCAGCTTAGTACTTAGTATGGGaacctcacaccaagaaggtccaGGGATCGCTTCCCCCTGGTccattctttgtggagtttgcatgttctccctgtttttgcGTGAGTTCACCTCCAGATGCTCCGGCTTCATCCCGCTTTCAGGTAAGTGGAATaggtgactctaaactgactgTAGCTGTGAGTGGTACTGTGATAGACTGATGGCCTATCCagtgtgtaccccacctctcaaccaatgaccgctgggataggctgtaGCCATCTCACCACTCTTACCTGGAATAATCAggtcagaggaatgctggagctctgacagagtgatcatcgggttcttggtcacctccctgactaaggcccttctaccccgatcgctcagtttagatgggcagccagctctaggaagagatctgaacttcttccatttatggataatggaggccactgtgctcattgggaccttcaaagcagcagaaatgtttctgtacccttccccagatttgtgcctcgagacaatcctgtctccgaggtctacagacaattcctttgacttaatgCTTGAACCTCCCATAGTATCTCCCGGAGTGcctgatcatacaccttctccaagtccacaaaacacatgtagaccgcatggacatactcccaggcaccctccagcttCCTTGTGAGAGTGACAAGCTGGTCGGGTTGTTTcacaaccaggacagaacccacatcATTTCTCTTttatcagaggttcgactatgagccaaaccctcctttccagcaccctggagtagactttaccagggaggctgagtactgtgatgcccctgtaattggcacacacactctctcgcccccctttttttttttttttaaatatagggaccaccaccccagtttgctactccttaggcactgtcccagacctcaatgcaattttgaagagacgtctcatccaagacagtccctccacacccagagccatcAGCATTTCTGGACTGATCTCATCAATCAACTGCAGAGTTatctgactacctcagtgacttccaccagggaaactgatgatgatcccccatcagcttccagctctgcccctactatagaggatgctctagtctgatgcaggagctacttaaagtgttccttccagcgttggattacatcctcagttgaggtcaacagagtcgcATTCTTACTGTGGACAGCTTGgctggttccccattttcccctcctgaggtgcctcacggtccgccagaaacaccttggtgccgactgaaAGTACTTCTCTAtggttactctgaactcctcccacacccgctgctttgcctccccacagcagaggctgctaccTTTTGGGCCCGTCGGTAGCTTGCAACTGCCTACAGAGTCCTCCACAATAACATACCCCGGAAGGATGACTCCTTCAGTCGTACATCTACATATGATCataggttttgttttattttttataataaatttgcaaaaaattccaaaacttttttcatgttgttctgatggggtgttgtgaatagaatgttGAGGAGAAAAAATTTATGTcctctgttttggaataaggctgtaactcacTGGTGTCTAAAGTATTCCACtgactggagtcagtggctgcaacgaaaacctgcaccctctgttggccctttctggaatacttcggacaccactgctgtaacataataaaatgtggaaaagtgaagagctgtgaatactttccgggtgcaccgTACACTATGGTTTACATCTTAATTGCAAACATCATCACAACTGTCGTATTTTTGATTATTTGCTTGTCTCTTCATTAACAACAGGGTGATGATGATGTATTTCTTACTGTCAGTGCAGCAGAATTCTTACCTACAATCCCAGCCGCAGTGCGACTGGCTCCTAAAGACTTCACATGGTGGCTCAGCAGAGGGATGATCATGCTCACCCCAAACAGGTCctaaacacaacacagagggtGAAATCAAAATCATGTGGATTAAACACATCTGGTTCACTCTTGCCACCAAGCCTACAAAATtttatcatacaacccctggcaaaaattatggaatcaccggcctcagaggatgttcattcagttgtttaattttgtagaaaaaaagcagatcacagacatgacacaaaactaaagtcatttcaaatggcaactttctggctttaagaaacactataagaaatcaagaaaaaagattgtggcagtcagtaacggttacttttttaaaccaagcagaggaaaaaaatatggaatcactcaattctgaggaaaaaattatggaatcaccctgtaaattttcatcccccaaattaacacctgcatcaaatcagatctgctcattgacattgaccctatgccatgacattgaccctatgtgcctttttgcaaggaatgtttttgcagtttttgctctatggcaagatgcattatcatcttgaaaaatgatttcatcatccccaaacatcctttcaattgtccaaaatatcaacataaacttgtgcatttattgatgatgtaatgacagccatctccccagtgcctttacctgacatgcagccccatatcatcaatgactgtggaaatttacatgttctcttcaggcagtcatctttataaatctcattggaaaggcaccaaacaaaagttccagcatcatcaccttgcccaatgcagattcgagattcatcactgaatatgactttcatccagtcatccacagtccacaattgcttttccttagcccattgtaaccttgtttttttctgtttaggtgttaatgatgcctttcgtttagcttttctgtatgtaaatcccatttcctttaggcggtttcttacagttcggtcacagacgttgactccagtctcctcccattcattcctcatttgttttgttgtgcatttttcgatttttgagacatattgctttaagttttctgtcttgacgctttgatgtcttccttggtctaccagtatgtttgcctttaacaaccttcccatgttgtttgtatttggtccagagtttagacacagctgactgtgaacaaccaacatcttttgcaacattgcgtgatgatttactctcttttaagagtttgataatcctctcctttgtttcaattgacatatctcgtgttggagccatgattcatgtcagtccacttggtgcaacagctctccaaggtgtgttcactcctttttagatgcagactaacaagcagatctgatatgatgcaggtgttaatttgggggatgaaaatttacagggtgattccataagtttttcctcagaattgagtgattccatatttttttcctctgcttggtctaaaaaagtaaccgttactgactgccacaatctttttttcttgatttcttatagtgtttcttaaagccagaaagttgccatttgaaatgactttagttttgtgtcatgtctgtgatctgctttttttctacaaaattaaacaactgaatgaacatcctccgaggccggtgattccataatttttgccaggggttgtagcagtaatccaaaaaaaaaagcagagcaaGTGCATTTAAGGTACGTTTAATTGCAGAGACTGCCTGCACAATTAAAGAGCGACAGTCTGCCGGCACTCGTCTAGTTTATCTGCATTGCTGAGATGAGTCAGCCGTACCAAAGTCCTGATTGAAGTCACACAGTTATCCACACTGTTCCAATCCTGCTTAATCAACTAACTGCGTAACTATTGGCAACGCCACATCTGACATGTCGCATGCAGCTTGTGTCCACTCCTGTCAAAATCCTGTGCTGGGTGGGTTTTTTACGTGCCTTTTTAATGTAGCAGGTCATCTGTGATGTGACTGCATACCAACCGTTTGAAAAACTAAAGCTTGACAAATATTTTGAATCAAATGCATTGTGCACAACAAACCAGAGAACTCCAAGAATGAAGCTCCACCATGTAATTAGGCTTAAGAAAATGCTGCTCCCATCTTCTAACAGATATTAGTGAAGCTGTGCTGCAGAGATCCTTTAACACACAAAGCCTTCAGCTAAACCCACAACACCCTGTTACACAGTgtcaaactgattaaaaaaaaaaagggccaagaagatgcagggtttttttttttttgcatccacttactccatcaggtgatttcgcCGATTAACAGCACTTTAAATAGATGGGATGAATTTATCAATGAAGTCACTTGGTGAATACTCCAAAAATGTAATTGTACTTCCAGTACTGCACAAGGTATTAAGCATTTGATGTTTTTGAAAtctttaaaacaaataaaagttgTAAAATAGGTCATTTTTAAGAATAAAGTGCATAATTTTCTTAGGTGATAAAACTATACAATTACGTTTAGGTGTTTTTTTGTCACTTACATAAGACCATGGATATTGTTATGGTAACCCTAACAATGTATTGGTAGGTTATTATTACGACAGTGACAAGATATCCTAACCCTCACCCTCACCTTTATGGCCCACATAACCCAAACCTTACAGAGACACATGAACCCCAAGAAtaactgaaacaagaaatgttggttgATAGAACGGTTGTTAAGAAACAAAAAATATTCAGTCAGAGACTTGAACCCCTGTCTCTTGCATGACAGATGGGAACATGTAGCACTATACTAATGAGGA
Proteins encoded in this region:
- the LOC117524544 gene encoding major facilitator superfamily domain-containing protein 9-like; this encodes MNKATCSSLTERKTRRRTWIIHCIYVVGFMDLFGVSMIIPLLSHHVKSLGASRTAAGIVGSTYGVLQLFSSTLVGSWSDVVGRQYSLLTCLLLSALGYGLLGMSTSITLFVLARIPVGLFKHSLSICRALLSDLVSPSERPLVMGHFNAASSVGFILGPVVGGYLTEHEGGFYTSSFTCAAIFLINAGLVWMLPWSEIVIHRADANSSTSTVCHDNNFNNKSTHNGSHANACHPAIAAQVDAKASLKDQGGFRWRDLSIPQTTWRQLSSVASKIHMVATSDMWDVLLVRLLMAIAIMLYYSNFSLAMEERFSLKPKMTGYLISYSSTLGALAGFLVGPVTKLYGNNMSALLLHSTVLTCSLIFLYATAPSVWQVLLTSTFFAISTTIGRTCITDLELQRGGAQASGTLIGAGQSVTAVGRVVAPLLSGLAQEFSPCGPPSLGVVLALAAVCLLLIRLPKWDGRGKVKTATL